The proteins below are encoded in one region of Peptoniphilus sp. GNH:
- a CDS encoding electron transfer flavoprotein subunit alpha/FixB family protein, with product MENKNLWVLALSEKGKLLDVSAEIISMARSLGKEMKEEVVALVIANENTEELAKEALSYGADKVCLVKGEEYDHYKTLPFTNVLDTMIEKYAPLAVFIPATANGRDLGGRISARRSLGLVADCIDVKSAKDSKTIDWVRPTFDGKLISTIRISTLPQVGTIGLGVFKKRLIENPKTEIFEEQISYEGPASGYSIIEHVEKKIPREKDLSQAKKVIGMGMGLKDPENFKIGQALAKELGASVGFSKPIIDKGWEPSQMQVGVTGKKLKSKLYFALGISGARQHTAGLKDVDVIIAVNNDKDAAIFDVAHYNVVADLFEFVPKLTEKLKNM from the coding sequence ATGGAAAATAAAAATTTATGGGTTCTTGCCTTATCTGAAAAAGGAAAACTATTAGATGTAAGTGCCGAAATCATATCAATGGCAAGATCTCTTGGTAAAGAAATGAAAGAAGAAGTCGTTGCCCTTGTAATTGCAAATGAAAATACAGAAGAACTTGCAAAAGAAGCTTTATCTTATGGCGCAGATAAGGTGTGTCTTGTAAAAGGAGAAGAATATGACCACTACAAGACTCTACCCTTTACTAATGTGCTTGATACGATGATAGAAAAATACGCTCCCCTAGCAGTATTTATCCCGGCAACAGCAAATGGAAGAGATCTCGGCGGCAGAATATCTGCTAGAAGAAGCCTAGGACTTGTAGCCGACTGCATAGATGTTAAAAGCGCAAAAGATTCCAAGACTATAGACTGGGTAAGACCTACTTTTGACGGCAAATTGATTTCAACAATAAGAATATCCACCCTGCCGCAAGTTGGCACAATAGGCCTTGGTGTCTTTAAAAAGAGATTAATAGAAAATCCTAAGACTGAAATCTTTGAAGAACAAATTTCTTATGAAGGTCCAGCTTCTGGATACAGTATCATAGAACATGTAGAAAAGAAGATCCCGAGAGAAAAAGATTTGAGCCAAGCCAAAAAAGTTATAGGCATGGGTATGGGACTAAAAGACCCGGAAAACTTCAAAATCGGTCAGGCCTTGGCAAAAGAATTGGGCGCATCTGTTGGATTTTCAAAGCCAATTATTGATAAGGGTTGGGAGCCGAGCCAAATGCAAGTTGGTGTAACTGGCAAAAAACTAAAATCTAAACTCTACTTTGCCCTTGGCATATCTGGAGCAAGGCAGCACACAGCAGGTCTAAAAGATGTAGATGTAATAATCGCAGTAAATAATGACAAAGACGCAGCCATATTTGATGTCGCCCACTACAATGTGGTCGCAGACCTTTTTGAATTTGTTCCAAAACTCACTGAAAAATTAAAAAATATGTAA
- a CDS encoding electron transfer flavoprotein subunit beta/FixA family protein has protein sequence MNILVCVKQVPDVSQVEIDRETNNLKRDGVKSIVNPSDLNALQAALEIKRVTEGKVTVISMGPPQADEAIKECLAIGADDGYVICDQAFIGSDTLATSYVLSQAAKKLGDFDLVFTGTNSIDGDTGQVGPELAELLGINQATYVKSLEINEENRSVSVTRDLEFMEEKAYVQLPALFSIIRDSNFVNSPSRKKLIQLKKEEIKILTAKDLDCDENRIGMKGSATVVSEIYPPEEVEKGQFVEGSVDEQVDKVIEILANHELIK, from the coding sequence ATGAACATTTTAGTTTGCGTAAAACAAGTTCCAGATGTTTCACAAGTAGAAATTGATAGAGAAACCAACAACCTCAAAAGGGACGGAGTAAAAAGTATAGTAAATCCTAGTGATTTAAACGCTCTCCAAGCTGCTCTTGAAATCAAACGTGTCACAGAAGGAAAGGTAACAGTTATAAGCATGGGTCCACCCCAAGCTGACGAAGCTATAAAAGAATGTCTTGCAATAGGAGCCGATGATGGCTATGTGATTTGCGACCAAGCCTTTATAGGAAGCGATACCCTTGCAACATCATATGTACTTAGTCAAGCGGCAAAGAAACTCGGAGATTTTGATTTGGTCTTTACAGGCACAAATTCAATCGATGGAGACACTGGACAGGTAGGTCCTGAATTGGCTGAACTTTTGGGAATCAACCAAGCCACCTATGTAAAAAGTTTAGAAATCAATGAAGAAAATAGAAGCGTAAGTGTTACAAGAGATTTGGAATTTATGGAAGAAAAGGCCTACGTCCAACTTCCCGCTCTTTTCTCAATAATTAGAGATTCCAACTTTGTAAATTCTCCTTCCAGAAAAAAATTGATTCAGTTAAAAAAAGAAGAAATTAAAATTTTGACTGCCAAGGATTTAGATTGCGATGAAAATAGAATTGGGATGAAAGGCTCTGCAACTGTCGTTTCTGAAATTTATCCACCAGAAGAAGTTGAAAAGGGTCAATTTGTCGAAGGAAGCGTAGACGAACAAGTAGACAAGGTAATCGAAATCCTTGCAAATCATGAACTTATTAAGTAG
- a CDS encoding S-layer homology domain-containing protein, whose amino-acid sequence MDFNISKKLKKILTLSFCGFLFLNILPKKVEAKTFEDVETEGGFGWVYKDVDYLSNLNIIDGYPDGTFKPKKPVSFLEVAQILYKSLNPSEKEKEASLQKYGPVCENLGVPSWARPAVSFILARGGFTEKTLNNAKSLGMLKDKNPTYPDRNSVSVYIARSLGFNNEGDLALLKHKDVANIPDSVKGYLANLIRENIFAPTGSDGFFNGSKFIRRAEMASATSKILFYIQNEVKQEEAEANKEDFEIQCEVLSAKLDENSHIYDMQVKIKKSNNISLPEGSIQDFKYFEKSFYDLGYSFNLNEVYSFRGKLIDGKLVDMSMVNINGSAN is encoded by the coding sequence ATGGACTTTAATATAAGCAAAAAATTAAAAAAGATATTAACTCTTTCTTTCTGCGGATTTTTATTTTTAAATATCCTGCCTAAGAAGGTTGAGGCAAAAACTTTTGAAGATGTAGAAACTGAAGGTGGCTTTGGCTGGGTTTATAAGGACGTGGATTATTTGTCAAATCTCAATATAATTGATGGTTATCCTGACGGGACTTTTAAGCCAAAGAAGCCTGTTTCTTTTTTGGAAGTTGCTCAAATTCTTTACAAGAGCTTAAATCCTAGTGAAAAAGAAAAAGAAGCTAGCCTACAAAAATATGGACCCGTCTGTGAAAATTTGGGAGTGCCTTCGTGGGCAAGACCTGCAGTTTCTTTTATATTGGCAAGAGGTGGTTTTACTGAAAAAACTTTAAACAATGCCAAAAGCCTTGGCATGTTAAAGGACAAAAATCCAACCTACCCAGATAGAAACTCCGTAAGCGTATATATAGCTAGAAGTCTCGGATTTAATAATGAAGGAGATTTGGCTCTATTAAAACACAAGGATGTAGCCAATATACCCGACTCTGTAAAGGGATATCTAGCCAATTTAATAAGAGAAAATATATTTGCTCCGACTGGTTCTGATGGATTTTTTAATGGTAGCAAGTTTATAAGAAGAGCCGAGATGGCAAGTGCTACTAGCAAAATTTTATTTTACATCCAAAATGAGGTAAAGCAAGAAGAAGCTGAGGCCAACAAAGAGGATTTTGAAATCCAATGTGAAGTTTTGAGTGCTAAGTTGGATGAAAATTCTCACATTTATGATATGCAAGTAAAGATAAAAAAATCCAACAACATATCTTTGCCTGAAGGCAGTATCCAAGACTTTAAGTATTTTGAAAAGAGTTTTTATGATTTAGGATATAGCTTTAACTTAAACGAAGTATATAGCTTTAGAGGAAAGCTCATTGATGGCAAACTTGTCGACATGAGTATGGTAAATATAAATGGATCCGCTAATTAG
- a CDS encoding tRNA threonylcarbamoyladenosine dehydratase produces the protein MDPLIRSKMVVGEEKISALSSKAVIVFGLGGVGGPVCEALIRSGLGRICLVDGDVVDYSNLNRQIIATLDAIGRPKVQVMQERLQKINSKAQIKAIEKFYNKDTADDFDLKSYDYIVDCIDMISSKLLLAENAKKACKKIISSMGTGNKLDPSLFEVADIKDTSICPLARVMRRELKKRNIENLKVVYSKEAPRKPLIELDDKSTPGSMSFVPPVAGYILAGEVLKDLMEIR, from the coding sequence ATGGATCCGCTAATTAGATCTAAAATGGTTGTGGGCGAGGAAAAAATATCAGCCTTAAGCTCCAAGGCAGTCATTGTTTTTGGACTTGGAGGAGTGGGCGGACCCGTCTGCGAGGCCCTTATAAGGTCTGGACTTGGAAGGATATGCCTTGTTGATGGAGATGTTGTTGATTATTCAAATCTCAACAGGCAGATAATAGCAACTCTTGATGCAATTGGAAGACCCAAGGTCCAAGTCATGCAAGAGAGATTGCAAAAGATAAATTCAAAGGCTCAGATAAAAGCGATTGAAAAGTTTTACAATAAGGACACGGCTGATGATTTTGATTTGAAATCTTATGATTACATCGTGGATTGTATAGACATGATAAGCTCCAAGTTGCTTTTGGCTGAAAATGCAAAAAAGGCTTGCAAGAAGATAATATCTTCTATGGGAACAGGCAACAAACTCGATCCCAGTCTTTTTGAGGTGGCTGATATAAAAGACACCAGTATTTGCCCCCTAGCTCGTGTGATGAGAAGAGAGCTTAAAAAGAGAAATATAGAAAATTTGAAAGTGGTTTATTCTAAGGAAGCTCCAAGAAAGCCTTTAATAGAGTTAGATGACAAGTCGACACCGGGATCTATGTCTTTTGTTCCGCCGGTGGCAGGCTATATTCTTGCAGGAGAAGTCCTTAAAGATTTGATGGAGATAAGATGA
- a CDS encoding UvrD-helicase domain-containing protein, with amino-acid sequence MNYLTDLNERQREALLYTKGPLLILAGAGSGKTKVVTSKIAYLVKDLGVDPYNILAITFTNKAALEMQERAARLIGSDLNMWIGTFHSICVRILRRFAKELGYTSNFTIYDTLDSRSLIKDIISDFNLSPKIYSDRGIQAKISNLKNTMIGPGEFLKTSRESIYDYEIAKVYEEYEKRLKQNNAFDFDNLIIKTVELLEKNEQVREFYNRRFSYVFVDEYQDTNASQYKFIKLISGKNPNITAVGDSDQSIYKWRGADINNILNFEKDFENAKIILLEQNYRSSKKILNAANRIIKNNKQRLEKNLWTDLSEGKDIVYHNYDHSYTEEKEVINTIIQQNYKGRSLEDMAILYRTNAQSRGFEDQLIRNGISYKVVGGLKFYDRKEVKDIFHYLRMVINPKDDVSFKRVVNEPKRGIGETSLKKLEDFCADENISLYEGISSMDANLLPKKAASSLGEFKKMIEDFAEQIGKKSIPEIMEEVAVKSGYMASLKMENSPTARSRIENIEEMISAAKLFEDQNPDKDLEDFMQEMSLLSDVDKESSDRGVTLMTIHAAKGLEFPVVFLVGLEEGLFPSSMSIEEEGGVEEERRLCYVAITRAKEELYISSAEHRTKFGKTMPSLVSRFIKELGDTIEVKTQNKARVNTQEEFKPSSKMHHSSYVKAKSISRKDVSSTSENFLPGDKVVHKKWGEGMVVMRREKDGDYELTVSFKDKGLKRLKESVAPLERI; translated from the coding sequence ATGAATTATTTGACCGATTTAAATGAAAGACAAAGAGAAGCCCTTTTATACACAAAGGGACCCCTTCTAATTTTGGCAGGAGCTGGCTCGGGAAAGACCAAGGTAGTTACAAGCAAGATAGCTTATTTAGTAAAAGATTTGGGAGTGGATCCTTACAATATTTTGGCTATTACTTTTACAAATAAGGCCGCTCTTGAGATGCAAGAAAGAGCTGCAAGGCTAATAGGCTCAGACTTAAATATGTGGATAGGCACATTTCACTCTATTTGTGTGAGAATTTTGCGCCGCTTTGCCAAAGAGCTTGGCTATACATCCAACTTTACAATCTATGACACTCTGGATTCCAGAAGTCTTATAAAAGATATAATTTCCGATTTTAATCTGTCGCCTAAAATCTATTCGGACAGGGGCATTCAAGCGAAAATTTCCAACTTAAAGAACACCATGATAGGGCCAGGGGAGTTTTTAAAGACCAGCAGAGAAAGCATATATGATTATGAAATTGCCAAGGTCTATGAGGAATACGAAAAAAGGCTAAAACAAAATAATGCCTTTGATTTTGACAATTTGATTATAAAGACAGTTGAACTTTTAGAAAAAAATGAGCAGGTAAGAGAATTTTATAATAGGCGTTTTTCTTATGTATTTGTGGACGAGTATCAAGACACAAATGCAAGCCAGTATAAATTTATAAAATTGATTTCAGGCAAAAACCCCAACATAACTGCTGTGGGTGATTCTGACCAATCTATTTACAAGTGGAGAGGGGCAGATATAAATAATATATTAAATTTTGAAAAGGACTTTGAGAATGCAAAAATAATTCTTTTGGAGCAAAATTACAGGTCCAGCAAAAAAATTTTAAATGCAGCCAACAGAATCATAAAAAATAATAAGCAAAGACTAGAAAAAAATCTCTGGACAGATTTATCTGAGGGCAAGGATATAGTCTACCATAACTACGACCATTCCTATACAGAGGAAAAAGAAGTAATAAACACCATAATCCAACAAAATTACAAGGGTAGAAGCCTTGAAGACATGGCAATTTTATATAGGACCAATGCCCAATCAAGAGGTTTTGAAGACCAGCTCATAAGAAATGGCATATCCTATAAGGTGGTGGGAGGTTTAAAATTCTATGACCGAAAGGAAGTAAAAGACATCTTCCACTATTTAAGAATGGTAATAAACCCCAAGGATGATGTGAGCTTTAAAAGAGTAGTAAATGAACCCAAAAGAGGTATAGGTGAGACCAGCCTTAAAAAGCTAGAAGATTTCTGCGCCGATGAAAACATAAGTCTTTATGAGGGGATATCTTCCATGGATGCAAATCTTTTACCCAAAAAAGCAGCAAGTAGTCTAGGGGAATTTAAAAAGATGATTGAAGATTTTGCCGAGCAAATTGGCAAGAAGTCTATACCAGAAATCATGGAAGAGGTCGCAGTAAAAAGTGGCTATATGGCAAGTCTTAAAATGGAGAACAGTCCAACTGCAAGATCTAGAATCGAAAATATAGAAGAAATGATATCGGCGGCTAAATTATTTGAAGACCAAAATCCAGACAAGGATTTAGAAGATTTCATGCAGGAAATGAGTCTGTTATCGGATGTGGACAAGGAAAGCTCTGATAGAGGAGTTACCCTTATGACAATTCATGCGGCAAAGGGGCTTGAATTTCCAGTAGTTTTTCTAGTGGGACTTGAAGAGGGGCTTTTCCCTTCGTCTATGTCTATTGAAGAAGAGGGTGGAGTTGAAGAAGAGAGAAGACTTTGTTATGTTGCCATAACTAGAGCTAAGGAAGAACTCTATATTTCTTCAGCTGAGCACAGAACGAAATTTGGCAAGACCATGCCGAGTCTTGTTTCTCGATTTATTAAAGAATTGGGAGACACAATTGAGGTAAAGACGCAAAATAAGGCAAGGGTAAATACTCAGGAAGAATTCAAACCATCAAGCAAGATGCATCATTCAAGTTATGTAAAGGCTAAGAGTATAAGTAGGAAGGATGTTTCCTCTACTTCAGAAAATTTTTTGCCAGGAGATAAGGTAGTCCACAAAAAGTGGGGAGAGGGCATGGTTGTCATGAGAAGGGAAAAAGATGGAGATTATGAGCTTACTGTATCTTTTAAGGACAAGGGACTCAAAAGGCTCAAGGAATCCGTAGCTCCCTTAGAGAGGATTTGA
- the ligA gene encoding NAD-dependent DNA ligase LigA, with the protein MEKIEEMKSLIKRLNKLNYNYYTLDDPLVSDKEYDELYDRLIKLEKEENLVLKDSPSLRVGGEILEKFTKHTHLSPLYSLEKSKSLEDLIEWENRNLKILGEDYKDEKIEYVVELKFDGLTINLTYDQGILVQAATRGNGIIGEEILAQVRTIKSVPLSVSYKGKMEVQGEGLMSFKSFDAYNKYAERENLELLKNPRNAAAGALRNLDPKVTAKRNLTAYFYNVNYIEGKTFDTDHEMKAFLKEEGFKMDEHTGRCKGIKAALEIVKKIEEIRSDLPVLIDGAVIKIDDFAMREKLGFTNKFPRWAIAYKYEAEEVSTKLLKVQWNVGRSSKVTPTAILEPVDIGGVTVSRATLNNYDDILRKKVRIGSRVLIRRSNDVIPEILGSLPSEEKTQEIEMPKECPYCHTELIRDGVHFFCPNTLSCKPQLVARMVHFVSRDGMNIEGLSEKTIEKLLKNLDLRELPQIYELKYEDLIRLDGFKEKKSNNLLAAIEKSKTPELVNYIYALGIGNVGIKTARDLASHYGSFEALEKATYDELMELEDIGPITAKTIVEFFTDSHIVSSLEQLKKYVKPKKAEQTASPDSYFKDKRIVITGSLSRPRKEYEDVLVGLGAKVSSSVSKNTDLLLVGESPGSKFDKARELGIKIIDEDEYENLRRQK; encoded by the coding sequence ATGGAAAAAATTGAAGAAATGAAAAGCCTAATAAAAAGGCTCAATAAATTAAACTACAATTACTACACCCTGGACGATCCGCTAGTTTCAGATAAAGAATATGATGAGCTTTATGATAGGCTTATAAAATTAGAAAAAGAAGAAAATTTAGTTCTAAAAGATTCTCCGAGCTTAAGAGTTGGAGGAGAAATTCTAGAAAAATTTACAAAACACACCCACCTATCGCCCCTCTATTCCCTAGAAAAATCTAAAAGCTTAGAAGATTTAATAGAATGGGAAAATAGAAATTTAAAAATTTTGGGCGAGGACTATAAGGATGAGAAGATAGAATATGTCGTAGAGTTAAAATTTGATGGCTTGACCATAAATTTGACCTATGACCAGGGTATTTTAGTCCAAGCTGCCACAAGGGGCAATGGAATAATCGGAGAAGAAATCTTAGCCCAAGTAAGGACGATAAAATCTGTACCTCTATCTGTTTCCTACAAGGGCAAGATGGAAGTTCAAGGCGAGGGACTCATGTCTTTTAAGTCTTTTGATGCCTACAACAAGTATGCTGAAAGAGAAAATTTGGAGCTTTTGAAAAATCCGAGAAATGCAGCGGCAGGTGCTCTTAGAAATTTGGATCCCAAGGTCACTGCCAAGAGAAATCTCACAGCCTATTTCTACAATGTCAACTATATAGAAGGCAAAACTTTTGATACAGACCACGAAATGAAGGCCTTTTTGAAAGAAGAAGGCTTTAAAATGGATGAGCATACCGGAAGATGTAAGGGGATAAAAGCAGCTCTTGAGATAGTAAAAAAAATCGAAGAAATCCGATCGGATTTACCAGTCTTGATTGATGGTGCAGTTATAAAAATAGATGATTTTGCCATGAGGGAAAAACTTGGATTTACCAATAAGTTCCCCAGGTGGGCAATAGCATATAAGTATGAAGCTGAAGAAGTATCAACTAAGTTATTGAAGGTACAATGGAATGTAGGCAGATCTTCTAAAGTAACGCCGACTGCAATTTTGGAGCCGGTTGACATAGGTGGAGTTACTGTATCTAGGGCAACTCTAAATAACTATGATGATATTTTGAGAAAAAAAGTTAGGATAGGCTCTAGAGTGCTTATAAGAAGATCTAATGATGTAATACCTGAAATCCTTGGTAGCTTGCCGAGCGAAGAAAAGACACAAGAGATAGAAATGCCAAAAGAATGTCCTTATTGCCACACAGAGCTAATAAGAGATGGCGTTCACTTTTTCTGCCCCAATACTCTATCCTGCAAGCCTCAGCTGGTGGCTAGGATGGTGCATTTTGTATCTCGTGATGGGATGAATATAGAGGGGCTTTCTGAAAAAACTATAGAAAAACTTTTAAAGAATTTGGATTTGAGAGAACTGCCCCAAATTTATGAGCTAAAATACGAAGATTTAATAAGGCTTGATGGCTTCAAAGAAAAAAAGTCAAACAATCTTTTAGCCGCCATAGAAAAATCCAAGACACCAGAACTGGTAAATTATATCTATGCACTTGGCATAGGAAATGTGGGCATAAAGACTGCAAGAGATCTAGCAAGCCACTATGGCTCTTTTGAAGCTCTTGAAAAGGCTACTTATGATGAGCTTATGGAGCTTGAGGACATAGGACCAATAACAGCCAAGACCATAGTTGAATTTTTTACAGATTCTCACATAGTAAGTTCTTTAGAGCAATTGAAAAAGTATGTGAAACCTAAAAAGGCTGAACAAACAGCTAGTCCCGATTCCTATTTCAAAGACAAGAGAATAGTAATTACAGGTTCTCTATCAAGACCCAGAAAAGAATACGAGGATGTCCTTGTCGGGCTAGGGGCAAAAGTATCATCATCTGTAAGTAAAAATACAGACTTACTTCTTGTAGGAGAGTCGCCAGGCTCAAAATTTGACAAGGCTAGAGAACTTGGTATAAAAATAATAGATGAAGATGAATATGAAAATCTTAGGAGGCAGAAGTGA
- the gatC gene encoding Asp-tRNA(Asn)/Glu-tRNA(Gln) amidotransferase subunit GatC: MKKEDIKHIAEIAYLSFSEEGIERFSKDFSETMDLIEKIKSVDTEGIDPTIQVSGIYNNLRDDQEKESLSQEDALKNTQGKKYGYFDIIKFVE, from the coding sequence GTGAAAAAAGAAGATATAAAACACATAGCGGAGATAGCCTACCTCTCTTTTTCAGAGGAAGGAATAGAGAGATTTTCCAAAGACTTTTCAGAAACTATGGATCTTATTGAAAAAATAAAATCGGTAGACACAGAAGGCATAGATCCGACCATACAAGTCAGTGGAATCTACAACAATTTAAGAGATGACCAAGAGAAAGAGTCCTTGAGTCAAGAAGATGCTCTTAAAAACACTCAAGGCAAGAAGTATGGATATTTTGACATAATAAAATTTGTGGAGTGA
- the gatA gene encoding Asp-tRNA(Asn)/Glu-tRNA(Gln) amidotransferase subunit GatA: MDLLNLDAKEIRKKLIDGEIKAKDLLLAYIKRAKENKYNSFISLCQDEAIKKADEIDKKISEGKEIGSLAGLVISIKDNIALKGVRQTCASKMLENYIAPYDATLIEKIKAEDGIIIGKVNMDEFAMGASTKTSYFGPSKNPLNPDLSPGGSSGGSASSVAAKEAILSVGTDTGGSVRQPSSFCGLVGYKPTYASISRYGVTSMANTFDSPGVIGRNVEDVLLLSKVLVDKDPRDASSIGNSKIKNLNLDEEESLKMLQGLKIAMPDILKHAQLNKRVEEDFQKVLEILKSKGAQVEYVSMPSLDYGIETYHILVNGEISSNLARFDGLRYGHRTKDYDDINAMYIKSRSEGFGDEVKRRIMIGTHIMSLEFAKDYYEKAQKVRTLIIKDFERAFEKFDLVMCPTSPVLPFRLDYDMSAVEMYLQDLFTVSANLAGIPGISLPMPLGSDGLSVGISLMSRAFCDDDLLKAAFGLERSINEI; the protein is encoded by the coding sequence ATGGATTTATTAAATTTAGATGCAAAAGAAATAAGAAAAAAGCTTATAGATGGTGAAATCAAAGCTAAAGACCTGCTACTAGCTTATATTAAAAGAGCAAAAGAAAACAAATACAACTCTTTCATAAGCCTTTGCCAAGATGAAGCCATAAAAAAAGCTGATGAAATCGACAAGAAAATTTCAGAAGGAAAAGAAATTGGAAGCTTGGCTGGACTTGTGATATCTATAAAAGACAACATAGCCTTAAAAGGAGTAAGACAGACTTGCGCCTCGAAAATGTTGGAAAATTATATCGCACCCTATGATGCTACTCTTATAGAAAAAATAAAAGCTGAAGATGGAATAATTATAGGAAAAGTAAACATGGACGAATTTGCCATGGGAGCATCTACAAAGACGTCATATTTTGGCCCCAGCAAAAATCCTCTAAATCCAGATTTGAGTCCGGGTGGTTCTTCGGGTGGGTCTGCATCATCTGTGGCAGCAAAAGAAGCTATACTTTCTGTCGGCACAGACACTGGAGGATCTGTTAGACAACCTTCAAGCTTTTGTGGTCTTGTAGGCTACAAGCCAACCTATGCCAGCATATCCAGATATGGAGTCACTTCAATGGCAAATACTTTTGATTCGCCAGGAGTGATAGGAAGAAATGTAGAAGATGTTCTCTTACTTTCTAAAGTCCTTGTCGATAAGGATCCAAGGGATGCTTCTTCAATCGGAAATAGCAAAATTAAAAACTTGAATTTAGATGAAGAAGAATCTTTGAAGATGTTACAAGGTTTAAAAATTGCCATGCCAGATATCCTAAAGCACGCCCAGTTAAATAAAAGAGTCGAGGAAGATTTTCAAAAGGTTCTCGAAATTTTAAAGAGCAAGGGCGCTCAAGTTGAATATGTTTCCATGCCGAGTTTGGACTATGGGATAGAAACTTATCACATCTTGGTAAATGGAGAGATTTCTTCTAATCTGGCTCGCTTTGACGGCTTGAGATATGGACATCGCACTAAGGATTATGATGACATAAATGCCATGTATATAAAGAGCAGATCCGAAGGATTTGGAGACGAAGTCAAAAGAAGAATAATGATAGGTACCCATATTATGTCTTTGGAGTTTGCAAAAGACTACTATGAAAAAGCGCAAAAAGTCAGAACACTTATAATAAAAGACTTTGAAAGGGCCTTCGAAAAATTCGACCTCGTAATGTGTCCTACAAGCCCAGTTTTACCATTTAGACTTGACTATGACATGAGTGCTGTGGAAATGTATCTTCAAGATTTATTTACGGTGTCTGCAAACTTGGCAGGCATACCAGGCATTTCACTTCCCATGCCTTTAGGAAGCGATGGATTATCTGTCGGCATTTCGCTTATGTCAAGAGCTTTTTGCGATGACGACTTGCTAAAAGCCGCATTTGGTCTTGAAAGGAGTATAAATGAAATATAA